CTCCTGCCTTTCTTCGGCAAGGCACATCTGGCCTATATACCTCGCGAAAACCGCATCACCGGTTTCGGGGATATCGTTCGTTTCATTGACATCCTTACCAAGCGGCCTCAGATCCAGGAGCGGTTGACCACCGAGGTGGCCGATATCTTCAACGAGGTGCTTCATCCTTTGGGGGTGATGGTGGTTATAGAAGCCGAGCACCTATGCGTTACTATGCGCGGGGTAAAGAAACCCGGAACCCTTACCCTTACCTCGGCGATGCGCGGGGCGTTCCGACAGGCAAAAACGCGCGCTGAGGCGCTCTCATTGATGAAGGGGCTGAGGTTGTGATGCTTTTGCGGCCTCTTGTGGTAATCTCACGCGAAGAGTGCGAGGAGGAGCTGCGAAGAGTAGAGGTCGACCACTCCTGTATAGATGTATTTATAGAAAAAAGAGATTCGTTTCTTTTAAAGATTACAGGGCTTTCAACCCCTGCGGCAAATATCCTCAAGCAGATCGCTATATCGTTTGGGGCAGACGTGGCGGTTCATCGCGAGGTTATCACCGGGAAAGTGGATTGCTCCGACGCCATCTTCATGGGTACGAAGCGCCAACTGCGACGGACGGTCTTAGCACTCTCCAGCCAACCCTTCGGTCTTGCCGGGTTGGAGCGGCAGGTAGTCGAGCTCCTTAGCCGTCTGGATAAGCTGCCCGCAGCGATCGATCTGCCCCTAGGCAGGTTGACCTTTGATCGCCCGCTTATCATGGGTGTTCTTAACGTGACCCCGGACTCGTTCTCAGACGGCGGCCTCTTCCTTGAACCGGACGCCGCTCGTAGACGTATAGATGAGATGATCGAGCAAGGGGCTGATATAGTAGACGTGGGTGCAGAGTCAACCCGTCCGGGCTCCGATCCGGTTCCCGTATCCGAGCAGTTGAGGCGGCTTTCTTCGATCTTTGATCATCTCCAGACTCGACACGTTCTGTGGTCTATAGATACCACCAATCCAGATGTTGCTCGTGCCGCTCTCGATAAGGGGGCCTCGATTGTAAACAACGTGTCGGGCGGGACAAATCCAGCCCTCTGGCAGCTGGCTGGAGAGTACTGTGCCGCATTTGTGCTCATGCACATCCAGGGAACGCCGAAGATCATGCAACAGGACCCACACTACGACGACTTCAACGCCGAACTCTTCCGGTTCTTTTCCACCAAGCTTGAAGAGATCCAGGCCTCGGATTTCCCGCGTGATCGCGTGATTATTGATCCGGGCATCGGTTTCGGCAAGCGCGT
This genomic window from candidate division TA06 bacterium B3_TA06 contains:
- the folP gene encoding dihydropteroate synthase — its product is MLLRPLVVISREECEEELRRVEVDHSCIDVFIEKRDSFLLKITGLSTPAANILKQIAISFGADVAVHREVITGKVDCSDAIFMGTKRQLRRTVLALSSQPFGLAGLERQVVELLSRLDKLPAAIDLPLGRLTFDRPLIMGVLNVTPDSFSDGGLFLEPDAARRRIDEMIEQGADIVDVGAESTRPGSDPVPVSEQLRRLSSIFDHLQTRHVLWSIDTTNPDVARAALDKGASIVNNVSGGTNPALWQLAGEYCAAFVLMHIQGTPKIMQQDPHYDDFNAELFRFFSTKLEEIQASDFPRDRVIIDPGIGFGKRVHDNTAAIRRLGELRAFGLPILLGASRKSFLGKLLGLEVNDRLEASLASAVLAFAGGANILRVHDVSQTRKAMDAAAAIRSANGEE
- the folE gene encoding GTP cyclohydrolase I FolE encodes the protein MDPERVKAAVRELLEAAGEDPSRAGLKYTPQAVARMLPEILAGLGRDPRQVLKTYTAPNQDEMILVKDIPFYSICEHHLLPFFGKAHLAYIPRENRITGFGDIVRFIDILTKRPQIQERLTTEVADIFNEVLHPLGVMVVIEAEHLCVTMRGVKKPGTLTLTSAMRGAFRQAKTRAEALSLMKGLRL